ACAATGCTCAGTATGCTGTGAAGGACGATGGCAACGACTTTGGTCACCAAGAATCACGTGACAACTACGACACCAAGGGTACTTATTATGTCCAGCTTCCCGACGGTCGTCTGCAGAAGGTGATTTACTACGTCAACGGTGACTCCGGCTACGTAGCGGAAGTGAGCTACGAGGGCGAGGCCCAGTACCCAGCATACCAGCCTGCTCCGGCCTATAAGCCTGCTC
The window above is part of the Cherax quadricarinatus isolate ZL_2023a chromosome 72, ASM3850222v1, whole genome shotgun sequence genome. Proteins encoded here:
- the LOC128701292 gene encoding pro-resilin-like, with the translated sequence MTTKVLVLTVLVAAALARPEPPPTYGPPAPAYNPPAHPRPAYGAPAYPDTPPQYNAQYAVKDDGNDFGHQESRDNYDTKGTYYVQLPDGRLQKVIYYVNGDSGYVAEVSYEGEAQYPAYQPAPAYKPAPAYQPAPTYA